The genomic region TCCCATTTTTGGTCTCCCCAAATGCTTGAATATCTCAAAAGATAGCATTTTTGATCCGTtttattaaatccaaattctgggttttgattttCTCTATATTTTAGGATAACCCAGTAATAGTTTCTTTTTGTTGCCCCCATTTTTATATTGGGTTCTTCACAATCCGGCCATGGAAGCTGGGATTTTGTTGCCTCCCCCGACCTCCTCCTCCCCTCTATCACCTCCTACGTCGTCTGTGATTCTAACCCAGGACGAGTTGAAGAAAATCGCCGCCTACAAGGCCGTCGAGTATGTTGAGTCCGGCATGGTCCTCGGTCTCGGCACCGGCTCCACCGCCAAGCACGCCGTCGACCGAATCGGCGAGCTTTTGAAACAGGGGAAGCTTCAGAACATTGTAGGAATACCCACGTCGAAAATGACCCACGAGCAAGCCCTGTCTCTTGGAATTCCGTTGTCGGACCTGGATTCGCACCCTGTTCTTGATCTCGCAATCGACGGCGCCGACGAGGTCGATCCCCACCTCAATTTGGTCAAGGGCCGAGGTGGATCCCTCTTGAGGGAGAAGATGGTGGAGGGTGCTTGTAAGAAATTCGTCTGCATCGTCGACGAGTCGAAGCTTGTGAAGCATTTGGGAGGCAGCGGGCTGGCGATGCCGGTGGAAATTGTGCCGTTCTGCTGGAAATTCACGGCCAAAAAGCTCCAGGATTTGTTTGAGTACGCGGGTTGCGTCGGAAAGCTGAGGACTTACGTCGAAAATGGCAAGCCTTTTGTGACGGACAATGGGAATTACATTGTGGATTTGTATTTCCAGAAAGATATTGGGGATTTGAAGGCGGCCAGCGACGCGATTTTGCAGCTTGCCGGAGTTGTGGAGCATGGGATGTTCCTGGACATGGCAACCACTGTGATTGTTGCAGGGGAGCTCGGAATAACGGTGAAGAATAAGTAGCCTGAAAGGCGAATTCGGAGGTAGTTTGAGATGGGTTTCTAACTTGTTACTGGTAGGAGTAATTTATGTAGTCTTGGTTTCCAATCGAAATGCGGAAGTTCGATTGGGGTTTATTGTAACCGGGGAAGTTTTCTTCTCCTAGAGTTAACTTACACTATTTTTTGGGGGAGGGTCTCCTGACGTTCTGAATTTATCTTTGATTCAATTGAGCAAGAAATATTAGAACGTTCGGATTCTTGGTTTATTGTTTGATGATCGTTGTTATGTTGTTTTGATATAAACTCATCCTTATTATTAATGGAAATCTCTCACATTTTACAAATAGACATCTGTGGATtgatttgggagttcatttttAAGCATAGGCACTCCAAACAACTGATTTAGTCATCGACAGGAAGATATCGTCTTCAATTGGAGGAGTAACCAGGCGTCCAAAGTTCAGCGGCGTCATAAGATGCAAATACTACTGAGGAGATTACTAGCGAGACAGGAATTGATAAGGTAACTCCTGTTCCCAAGTGTTCTTGTTACAGCTTTAGAATTTGTTTCTCAACAATTTTTCCAATTCGCGGTGTTGGATGCTCTGATGTAGCATTTTGATATAGACCAAAACAAATTGAGCAATGAAAATCTCAATCAAGGAACATGAATTGAACCTCAAACCTCAAATGGCAGGGGACACGACGAATGATCTCCAGGGTGTTCAAGAAGAGCAATACTTGAACTTCAGTTTTAAGGAATTTCAACCGACTCCTAAGCATTGTCCTGTTTTTTGCTACGAGATACTATGCTACAAGATAATATGCTGATTGTGTTCCTTTTTTCCTTTGCAATGGTGGAGAGCAAACGCCGGTTCTTTTTAACTTTGATCACAGAATTTGGCTTTCTTTTTAGATCTTGTCTGCTGACAAAATCTTTTTAAATAATACAGACATTTTCTTGCTCCCTCTACATACGATGGGAGTTTTAACTTTTATACAAACATGACCCTTGTTTTGGAGTCCTATTATGCACCAAGCGACTCGTATCCGCCCGTCTAATTCTCTTGAATTCTTTAGTGCACATTTAGCCGTTGAATTCAGTAAGGTACGTCATACATTGATGTATTTTAGAATTTTCGACTTGAACTGCCCGGTTCATGCCTCCTGAATGATTGGCAAATATTTGCACAAGCAACGAGTGTATGGGACGTTTTATTGTTTCAAAACCTGACTTTCTGAATGCATGGAGTAATTTTCCTCTGGTGCTCAACTGCACATGCCTCCTCTTTCTGTTTTTCGTTTTTGGGTTTGGATCTGCTACTCGTTTCGGTCTGAAATTTGCATGGATGAACTTTCAGTGTTGGGCCCAACTTCCCATTATTTAAGCCCAACCCGTTTGACCTCCAAATCTGCTGGCCCAGTTATTTTCTTGGGTTGCAAATTGCAATGCAAAATGGTCCTTGATCCGTCAGTAATTAGTCGGCCATTATCCCTAACTACCGTGATTAGGGGCCGTAAGTGGAAATTTTCTTGGGgcttcaaaagcaaaagcagaTACTGATTGATAGATTAGTCGGCAAGCTCTTTTTACTTTCTCccatctctctttttctcttttggtagTAAGCACCTGCACCAATAGTCCGAAAAGGTGAAAGCCTGAAAGGGAATTCTGAATGCTAGTTGGGGGGCAAATTTGCAAGTTGCTCCAATGGAGTATTAGTGTGTGCTTAGTTAGTTATTAAAAGCTTCTGACTTGTAGATATCACTCTCAATTAGTCATTAGTAGGCCATTATTACTTTTTGGTTGAATTATTATGATTGTGGAGTAGAGTGGATTGATTGCTAATTTGCTAAGCAGCTGGTAGACGGAAATGATaactatgtattttttttacttatctCGTACGCTTTTCTTTATTTAAGAtcattagattgaataaatcaaacagaaacgatgaaaaaaattacataaaggCGCAGGGCAGAAAAAGTATGGGATTATCATTTCACTGAAAGTAAATGGCCTTCAATGTACCAAAATCCAGACAAGCCTTccacaaaccaaaccaaaagccAGTAGATTACAATAGCTCCACATAAAAGTAAAACCATTGGTAGGTTCACATTCTGGGTGGTGTCCTTTTCATCCCATAAACGCCAAGATCCAAATTATGCTATGGCTGGTGGATTCTACAACCATCCTTTACTTCTTTAACCTTCCTTTAGTGCCCTAAAAAGTTATAAAGTAGGATGGTGCAATTCATACATTCAGTTTTATCTCTCACacattcatttcaatttctgTCCGTCGGatcaaattaaagaagatcaatggaacTACTCGTAAAATAATTATTCTGAAATGTAGAGGGACAAAAAGAAATGTTAGGATCTTGATTCTTATGTTACTGATCTAAGGGAACTTTTACTTTCAGTTACCTTGCATTTAATGTTAGTTTTCGCgctaacaatataaaatattatgctaaAAACATGAAATGAGTTCATAAAGAACCTTAGTTTTAAGAGAATGACGAAGAACCAATATACATCAACAACTTAAAATCATTCATGCTTGACTGGCCTTGGCCATAACATTGTCCCAAGCTACTAATGACCATGACGACGACCCAACTGTATTTGCCGAAACATTATTATAGCGGCTGCCGATGCCATTACACCAATGGACACCCAAAATCAAACGGCAGATACGATAACATTAGAAATCTGCATATACTTCGTGTCACAAATGTACAAATACACATGAGCATGTTAAGGTGTCGCTCGGGTTAGATCTAAAGACAAATTTACAAGGAAGGAACCACCTCCACCGCCATGAAACTTCACCATGTGTCGCATATATACGTACGGACGCATCCATGTCTCTGAGAGTCACTTTCCTTTATGTGGCATTCAAGAAATGTATAATTGTTTTATCAATCTTTTTGGTGAGAGAGAAGATAGCTTTCTGGAGGTATGTATTGGATCGGATCATTGATCACATGCATACACCACTTTTCAGCTTCCCGGGGTCCCCCGTGTCATCTCCTTTTTCTAAAGCTAGCTTGCGGTTCATGCATGTATGGGGCCATGGGTTTAGTGCGTAGCGTAAGCATCTCgtgttaataatataataatatgaaGAGATAATCTTATATGCATGTATGGATATACTACTATTCTATCATCTCATCTTATACATGTATGCAATGGTGgagtcaaaattttcaaataaatggGATCacgattttgacaaaaaaaaaaaaattggacaatTTCGTCGAGCACCTGATAACAACTTGTCGATTATTGCCAACATGTGCTAACAACTTCAATGATCTGTAGAAGCTTGTCAAGGGTGGCTATAGGAAATTGTGAAGTAATGTTGAAAACTATGAAGACTTGTCAACTAAGCCATTTCATCGAGTATTCGGTGATAAAAAAGAGATTAAAGAAAGACAAggatgataataataataaaaaaaagatagaagaaGTAGGAGAACAAAGTTGTGATTCAGTTTTCCCTAGCTATTTATACGGTCAAATACCATACGCAAATATGCATacaattttttaagttgttgaAGTCATCGACAACCATTCACCTCATGCTAGATCCGCACTGCATGCATGAGTATAATGTGCCTATCTTATTAtgctaaataataaaaaatagacGATTTTTCATGAATACGTTACTTGGTACttataccctcaatttaatcgatacatttgaatgattaaataatTTCGATGGAACTTGCTTTCTGGAacagaagatggaatttgacaCCCACATTACATACTACGGTACTAGTTATATGTGTTTCATATACGACATTAGAATATGTCTTACATAGCAGACAATTATGCAAGCATGCTTAATTAATTTGTCTTTTCGTTTGGTCACAAACCGATTGCCTTGAGACTAAAACTGTATGAACATGGCTGCTTAATTGATTTAGACATGCATCATCATATGTGTTAGCTGGTTCGCAATGTCCCTGTCCCCCTCCCTCTGATTTAGACCTCAAACAACTCCATGTAAAACGGTTAAGCCAAGCTAAGTTAAGCTACATTATCCTAAACCAACTACAAAGAATAACAATATCTCTAATAATGAAAAAACTAGTAACACTATACTTACTTAGAAGTTGAACTAGAAAATTATCCGAGAATGCAAGGTCAATCACACCTATGAATTTTGATATCAAAGATGAAAcataaattgtttagttttaatgttttaatcttAACCCTGACACAACGTTCATAAGTAAATGCTAAAAATTGTTAGTACAATTAGATGATTAGCGTAGCACGACTCCTAGCAATATGTTTAGTGCAGTAAAATAGCAGGATTTGAGGGGTGGAGGGATCAGGTGTTTCGTGCGGCACTGATTGCGCTGCTTTGGATGTTATTTGGGGGCTGCCTAATTCCGTGTTTAAGTAGAGTGTAGGTAGTGTGGCTGGGTCCCACATGTCCCCACCCCTAAGCTTTGATTAGTCCCTAATCACGGATAAGGGATCATGTAATCTCacccgtttatcgtatatcatgcgaTCAGCTTTTGTTaagtactatttgtatttaattttaaattttaaattttgaaatgatttctgatcgtccgatatacgatgaacatgTGAGATCACGAAATTTCTatgatctttaaaaaaaaatcaggagaggatccttttccccTGATCACGGTCCTACTGCCTCTAATTACAATatacaattttctttacttGTACTAAAACATGTGGAAGATCACTTAAATACCCAAAACTTAGAAAAATCTCCTCTCTAGTCGGCCAGCCGACCTATACGTCGCAatctttatttcttttggtCTAATACAATCTTTgtttatgttttacattttattatttaacatgtgtatataaatttaatatttttgtgtttatttttatgTGTTATATCTGCATATATGTCGTAAAATAATTAATGTCTTTGAGTATACAATTTCTAGCAAATTCGAAAATTAAATGTAAATTAGAAAATTTGACTGATATCATCCATCCCTCTCTGGTCTCAACCTACAAATTTAACACAAGATTATGACGTTACAGTGCACCTAACCTAAACGAACAcactataaataaaagaaattaaaaaaaaatggttagcAAATATTGAGAGATAAATATGGAAAGTAACGTCGTGAATTGTCAGAAAATGCCGGTTCCGTCCCTCCAAAGATACTTCCGTTTTGTTCTCATCCGCTACGGAATCCGAAAGAGGATCCGATTGAGAGTGTTCCACTTTTGTCATGCTTcatgaaaatattattttttttctgcaaaagcacttattattttaattaattaattacgtACTGCTTTTTATATGACCACCCCACGGCACTAGAGGAGAATGGACGTATTTATTTCATTTACAAATGGCAACTTCGTTTTGCCAAAAAAATGAGTAGCCCCTACTAACATAAGACAAAAACTTGCGTATGGTTGCCCATTCGACATCGAGAATAGTGATGGATTCAGGATTTTAACATTTAGGGTGTTATAATATTAAAGATTAAAGtattttttaaatgatgtataatttttttcttgtagTTTTTTTTAAGTAATGCATTTCGTCAAGTGCCTGGTGCATATGTAGTCATTTGTCGCGCTACGTCGCACGCTTGTGCCGAACAGGCATGTCAACAGGTGTCGAGGAAGCCTATGCCGAGTAAAACCTGTTGAAATTTGTCGAAGCATGTTGTTGAAATCCGCCATGCGAGCATTTCTACTAGTAATTCTTATTTGTTGCCTAGAGGAATTTTTGTGCAACGGAAACGATGACACCACATAACGTTACTATTTTACTAGTTTTTATGAGTAGATGACAAAATTGATATGatctaattttaaaataaattagtaaATAACAAATACGCATGTTATAATTTTAAGTAGAATAATAAAATTACGGGCATTCTAAATACACCAAGTAATTACTCGTACAACTTCTTGTTTGATTCTATGATAGTCAAGATAACGAGATCTCAAAATCCAATTATACTTCTAATACCTTTCTTGCAATTTACATGCCATGAAAGTATatagaataaaataaagaaaaaaaaaagaaaaaaaaggagaaaagcaGAAAGGACAAAAAGAGAAAAGtggtacaaataaataaataaataaaaacactgTGTTGATTTGCTTGCTTAATGGAGTGTATTTCAACAAAGACGGAAAGGAGACAGTGTAAGCAAGCAGCTGAGCTGAGGCTCGAGGCGCCTAAAACCTCGCCTTTTTTTCATTTCACACCCGCCTTTTTCGGTTTATCCCTTCTCTAATCAGCACTTACCCCACCTCCCCATGTGACGTTGGTTCTTATAAATCTCCCTCACCGCCAAGATATGTAATCAGATTACAACACTAACACAACAAACGGTTGGTTGATTACACTTATTTAAGATTGGGTTTTCTTCCAAAACCAAATCTTGTAAATGGGTTCGATTCTTATCCGGATTTCGGTCTGAGTTTTTTGGTGAACAGAGTGTCAGACGGCTCTGCAAATGGAGCGCTTGCCGGTTTCCTCCACCGCCGctctctgctgctgctgcttcttcttctttatgggCTCTGCGAGCTGCGTGTCGGGTCTGGCTCGGAATGGACTCGGACCCACCAGAGATCTTCTGAAATTTAATCTAGGTACGCTTCTGAATTCGGTTTTTGAAACGGGTCGGATCTCGTGTGCTTTTCCGGTTGCTGCGGAGGATTTAGTGGTGGGAGAAATGG from Pyrus communis chromosome 4, drPyrComm1.1, whole genome shotgun sequence harbors:
- the LOC137730973 gene encoding probable ribose-5-phosphate isomerase 2: MEAGILLPPPTSSSPLSPPTSSVILTQDELKKIAAYKAVEYVESGMVLGLGTGSTAKHAVDRIGELLKQGKLQNIVGIPTSKMTHEQALSLGIPLSDLDSHPVLDLAIDGADEVDPHLNLVKGRGGSLLREKMVEGACKKFVCIVDESKLVKHLGGSGLAMPVEIVPFCWKFTAKKLQDLFEYAGCVGKLRTYVENGKPFVTDNGNYIVDLYFQKDIGDLKAASDAILQLAGVVEHGMFLDMATTVIVAGELGITVKNK